CGCCGGGTCCAACAACTACACCGAGGCGCAGGCCCCCGGCATCGTTCGCGGCATCTGGAACTACCACGCGAACCAGCTCGGCTGGGGGGACGTGGGCTACAACGCCATGGTGGACAAGTTCGGCAACATCTACGAAGGCCGTACCGGCGGCCTGGACAGGGGCGTCCAGGGCGCCCACGTCGGCGGGTTCAACCAGAACACCTGGGGCGTGTCCATGCTGGGCAACTACGAGCAGGTCAGGCCGACCCCCGCCGCCCTCCAGGCCATGGGCGAGATCATCGGCTGGAAGGCCGCCGTCGCCGGCTTCGACCCGAACGGCCGCGGCTACCACTTCGCCGAGTCCAACTTCAGCGGCAGCCGCTACAACGCCGGGCAGGGGGCCTACTTCCCCAACATCAACGCCCACCGCGACTTCCACTTCAACGCCTGCCCCGGTGACTTCCTCTACAACGAAATGGGAACCATCCGCAACATCGCCTCGCAGAAGGCGAACTCCCTGAATCCGGGCGGTGCCTCCGGCTCCATTACCAACCCCGATGGCAGCAACACCACCGTCACCGGCTCCGGCTCCAGCGCCCTGCAGCAGCTGGATCTCGCCGGCCTGGTCGACGGTGACCCCACCGCCATCGCGCTCGCCGCGGGCACGCTGGCCGGCGTGCTCATCCTCTTCGCCGCCCAGTACGACCTGCTGCCCAGCTCCTCCGAGACTGTCGGCGGCGTCGAGCTGCTGCCCGGCCTGACGGTGGACGCCATCACCCCGTACATCGGGCCCATCCTCGAGTTCACCGGCAACGGCGAGGCCGCCGAAATGTGGGAGCGCTTCCAGCCGCTGCTGGGCAACCTCACCGGCACCGCGGGCGTCGGCGGCAGCAGCTACGCCTTCTTCGAGCACGGCATCGGCATCATGAACTCCGAGGGCGACATCCGCACGCTGGCGGGCAAGATCGCCGACGCCTGGCTGCAGCAGGGCGCCGACGGCGGCCCGCTCGGGCTGC
This is a stretch of genomic DNA from Corynebacterium auris. It encodes these proteins:
- a CDS encoding N-acetylmuramoyl-L-alanine amidase, which gives rise to MSAALVAVTAIGGTRVLHVQSEGQGAIEVASSTTSFADGADVTIDDAAIQTQGGVAEERRVVKEFTSETPFSMVGLTWEGERDIAAFVRSERADGTWSEWFEMDHADSVPTSPKFGTEPIYVEPTTRIQVSTANVDLLEGGRTESDAPTTAHDIEAVFLDGGEGLSENAITPVAETYAEGMPNVISRAAWGAGYNSDPTYTEVTAATVHHTAGSNNYTEAQAPGIVRGIWNYHANQLGWGDVGYNAMVDKFGNIYEGRTGGLDRGVQGAHVGGFNQNTWGVSMLGNYEQVRPTPAALQAMGEIIGWKAAVAGFDPNGRGYHFAESNFSGSRYNAGQGAYFPNINAHRDFHFNACPGDFLYNEMGTIRNIASQKANSLNPGGASGSITNPDGSNTTVTGSGSSALQQLDLAGLVDGDPTAIALAAGTLAGVLILFAAQYDLLPSSSETVGGVELLPGLTVDAITPYIGPILEFTGNGEAAEMWERFQPLLGNLTGTAGVGGSSYAFFEHGIGIMNSEGDIRTLAGKIADAWLQQGADGGPLGLPTSDEYSPFSDIVRVDFQGGHISYDPESNSVNIDVE